A genome region from Natronobeatus ordinarius includes the following:
- a CDS encoding class I SAM-dependent methyltransferase gives MSVREEFDAWAAEGRDRGMEARHWHTAKHALARMPVEPGDVVLDLGCGSGYAGRALRDTADAGRVYGLDGAPEMARNAASYTDDPQVGYVVGDFGHLPFADDSIDHVWSMEAFYYAADPHETLEEIARVLRSGGTFYCAVNYYEENVHSHGWQDKISVEMTRWSHAEYREAFREAGLYVAEQDRIPDLETEIPDESAFPTDEWDTREAMVERYREFGTLLTVGVAP, from the coding sequence ATGAGCGTTCGCGAGGAGTTCGACGCCTGGGCAGCAGAGGGCAGGGACCGAGGGATGGAAGCACGCCACTGGCACACGGCGAAGCACGCGCTCGCCCGGATGCCGGTCGAACCCGGGGACGTCGTCCTCGACCTTGGCTGTGGCAGCGGCTACGCCGGGCGTGCGCTTCGGGACACCGCCGACGCGGGGCGAGTCTACGGCCTCGACGGCGCGCCGGAGATGGCCCGCAACGCCGCCAGTTACACCGACGACCCGCAGGTTGGCTACGTCGTCGGCGACTTCGGCCACCTGCCGTTCGCCGACGACTCGATCGACCACGTCTGGTCGATGGAGGCGTTCTACTACGCCGCCGACCCCCACGAGACGCTCGAGGAGATCGCCCGCGTCCTCCGTTCTGGCGGCACGTTCTACTGTGCGGTCAACTACTACGAGGAGAACGTCCACTCCCACGGGTGGCAGGACAAGATCTCCGTGGAGATGACTCGCTGGAGCCACGCGGAGTACCGCGAGGCGTTTCGTGAAGCGGGCCTGTACGTCGCCGAACAGGACCGTATCCCGGACCTCGAGACCGAGATCCCCGACGAGTCGGCGTTTCCCACCGACGAGTGGGACACCCGCGAGGCGATGGTCGAACGCTACCGCGAGTTCGGGACGCTGCTCACCGTCGGCGTCGCGCCGTAG